One stretch of Lucilia cuprina isolate Lc7/37 chromosome 6, ASM2204524v1, whole genome shotgun sequence DNA includes these proteins:
- the LOC111682109 gene encoding protein Optix, producing the protein MAVGPTEGKQQPPTETFSPAPAHQIIAPSPILAVPTLAFSAAQVEIVCKTLEDSGDIERLARFLWSLPVALPNMHEILNCEAVLRARAVVAYHVGNFRELYAIIENHKFTKASYGKLQAMWLEAHYIEAEKLRGRSLGPVDKYRVRKKFPLPPTIWDGEQKTHCFKERTRSLLREWYLQDPYPNPTKKRELAKATGLNPTQVGNWFKNRRQRDRAAAAKNRLQHNQNSGMGRRRPDGAPSPTPSDTSDSDISLGTHSPVPSSLHLQHSPGSTSNGANDRDESLSVDDDKPRDLSSSLSSTSIPAYPTSALPPTCLPAFKLDAAATSLFSAGYLQSFANFKEMTQQFPIQPMVIRPHPQLPQALASLNGNHLHPNYASTAYAVDCSTQATSAAGQPPKIRVNSPEKLNSAANSIAATLTAVAHPHLAHHHHHHHNHHHNHPAPPSTIQEHSSSPSATSTTTSYHHNAQLLHRPFSTSPDINHSATEIT; encoded by the exons ATGGCCGTTGGACCGACGGAGGGCAAGCAACAACCTCCAACAGAAACCTTCTCACCCGCACCTGCACATCAAATTATAGCACCCAGCCCGATATTGGCTGTACCGACGCTTGCCTTTTCCGCCGCTCAAGTGGAGATTGTATGCAAAACATTGGAGGATTCTGGTGATATTGAACGTTTAGCCAGATTTCTCTGGAGTTTACCAGTGGCCTTGCCGAATATGCATGAGATATTAAATTGTGAAGCTGTGCTCAGGGCCCGTGCCGTTGTCGCCTATCATGTTGGAAACTTCAG GGAACTTTATGCAATAAttgaaaatcataaatttacaaaagcttCGTATGGCAAATTACAGGCTATGTGGCTAGAGGCCCACTATATAGAGGCTGAAAAATTAAGGGGACGTTCGTTGG GTCCTGTCGATAAATATCGTGTACGTAAAAAATTCCCCCTGCCACCCACCATCTGGGATGGTGAACAGAAAACGCACTGTTTTAAGGAACGTACAAGAAGTTTATTGCGTGAATGGTACCTACAAGATCCCTATCCGAATCCAACGAAAAAACGAGAATTAGCCAAAGCGACGGGTTTAAATCCAACACAAGTGGGAAATTGGTTTAAAAATCGACGACAAAGAGATCGAGCAGCGGCGGCGAAAAATAG ATTACAACACAATCAAAACTCTGGTATGGGACGTAGACGACCCGATGGTGCTCCCTCTCCAACACCCTCTGACACCTCAGATTCAGACATTTCACTGGGCACACATTCGCCCGTACCCAGTAGCTTGCATTTACAACACAGTCCCGGTTCCACCTCGAACGGAGCCAACGATCGTGATGAGAGTTTAAGCGTGGACGATGATAAGCCGCGAGATCTCTCTTCCTCTTTGTCATCAACCAGTATACCTGCATATCCAACGTCGGCATTGCCACCAACCTGCTTGCCCGCCTTTAAATTAGACGCAGCAGCAACAAGTCTCTTTAGTGCGGGTTATTTGCAAAGTTTTGCCAATTTCAAAGAAATGACCCAACAATTTCCCATACAACCCATGGTTATAAGACCACATCCACAGCTGCCGCAAGCTTTGGCCAGCCTCAATGGTAATCATTTACATCCGAATTATGCCTCTACCGCCTATGCTGTTGATTGTTCCACGCAAGCAACAAGCGCGGCAGGACAACCACCAAAAATACGCGTCAATTCACCCGAAAAACTTAATTCAGCAGCCAATTCAATAGCGGCCACACTAACCGCAGTAGCTCATCCACATCTTGCCcatcaccaccatcatcatcataatcatcatcacAATCACCCAGCACCTCCCTCAACCATACAAGAACACTCCAGCAGTCCTTCGGCCacctcaacaacaacaagttaTCATCATAACGCACAATTGCTACATCGACCTTTTTCAACATCGCCTGATATTAATCATAGTGCCACCGAAATAACATGA